In Quercus lobata isolate SW786 chromosome 12, ValleyOak3.0 Primary Assembly, whole genome shotgun sequence, a genomic segment contains:
- the LOC115969998 gene encoding mitogen-activated protein kinase homolog MMK2-like has translation MATHRDSSSGAASSGDNKIKRVLTHGGRYVQYNVYGNLFEVSSKYVPPIRPIGRGAYGIVCAAVNSETHEEVAIKKIGNAFDNIIDAKRTLREIKLLCHMDHENVISMKDLIRPPKKETFNDVYIVYELMDTDLHHIIRSDQPLTDDHCQYFLYQLLRGLKYVHSANVLHRDLKPSNLLLNANCDLKIGDFGLARTTSETDFMTEYVVTRWYRAPELLLNCSEYTAAIDVWSVGCILGEIMTREPLFPGKDYVHQLRLITELLGSPDDASLGFLRSDNARRYVRQLPQCRKQQLSARFPSMSPGALDLLEKMLVFDPTKRITVEEALCHPYLSSLHDTSDEPVSARPFSFDFEHPTCNEEQIKELIWRESVKFNPDPTY, from the exons ATGGCTACCCACAGGGACTCAAGCTCTGGTGCTGCTTCTTCAGGGGACAATAAAATCAAAAGGGTGCTCACTCATGGTGGTAGATATGTGCAGTACAATGTGTACGGGAACTTGTTTGAGGTCTCTTCAAAGTACGTGCCTCCCATTCGCCCAATTGGTAGAGGTGCTTATGGTATTGTCTG TGCTGCTGTGAATTCAGAAACACATGAGGAGGTTGCCATAAAGAAGATTGGTAATGCATTTGACAACATAATAGATGCCAAAAGGACGTTGAGAGAAATCAAGCTTCTCTGCCACATGGACCATGAAAAC GTTATTTCCATGAAGGATCTCATACGACCACCAAAGAAGGAGACCTTCAATGATGTGTACATTGTTTATGAACTGATGGACACTGATCTTCATCATATTATTCGTTCTGACCAACCACTGACAGATGATCATTGTCAG TACTTCTTGTATCAGCTGTTACGAGGACTGAAATATGTACACTCAGCCAATGTTCTGCACCGTGATCTTAAGCCCAGTAATTTGCTTCTGAATGCTAATTGTGACCTTAAAATTGGAGACTTTGGATTGGCAAGGACGACTTCTGAGACAGATTTTATGACTGAATATGTTGTCACTCGTTGGTACCGAGCACCAGAGTTGCTTCTTAATTGTTCAGAGTACACTGCTGCAATTGATGTATGGTCCGTAGGTTGCATACTTGGTGAAATTATGACTAGAGAACCTCTGTTCCCTGGGAAAGATTATGTTCATCAGCTGAGGCTTATCACGGAG TTACTAGGTTCACCTGATGATGCTAGCCTTGGATTTCTCCGAAGTGATAATGCTCGAAGATATGTTAGACAGCTTCCACAATGCCGGAAGCAACAACTTTCTGCTAGATTCCCTAGTATGTCTCCTGGGGCTTTAGATCTTCTAGAGAAAATGCTTGTCTTTGATCCCACCAAACGGATTACAG TTGAAGAGGCACTTTGTCACCCATACTTGTCATCTCTCCATGATACGAGTGATGAGCCTGTCTCTGCCAGGCCGttcagttttgattttgagCATCCAACATGTAATGAAGAACAAATCAAAGAGCTCATCTGGAGGGAGTCAGTGAAGTTTAATCCGGACCCGACCTATTAG